A single window of Microbacterium croceum DNA harbors:
- a CDS encoding ABC transporter ATP-binding protein, whose protein sequence is MTRSPLIDARGVTRRFPAAGDDRTTVLDGVDLAIEEGDYVALTGPSGSGKTTLLSCLSGLDQPTSGSVRLAGTDLATLDDPRLARTRRTTLGFVFQRTDLLDELLVRDNILLPAHRRRGRIPNETRAHTAGLMERLGIGHLGDRRTHELSGGQRQRVGICRALVNRPRIVFADEPTGALHSESVEEVLAVFDELNAEGTTLVVVTHDPAVARRARTRCHLVDGRIVDAPATASVR, encoded by the coding sequence ATGACCCGCTCCCCTCTCATCGACGCCCGAGGCGTCACCCGGCGGTTCCCAGCAGCCGGCGACGACCGCACGACGGTGCTGGACGGCGTCGATCTCGCGATCGAGGAAGGAGACTATGTCGCGCTCACCGGTCCGAGCGGATCGGGCAAGACCACCCTGCTGTCCTGCCTCAGCGGCCTCGACCAGCCCACGTCGGGCTCGGTGCGCCTGGCCGGCACCGACCTCGCGACCCTCGACGACCCTCGCCTCGCGCGCACCCGGCGCACCACGCTCGGGTTCGTCTTCCAACGCACGGATCTGCTCGACGAACTGCTCGTGCGCGACAACATCCTGCTCCCCGCGCACCGGCGACGAGGACGGATTCCGAACGAGACACGAGCGCACACCGCAGGACTCATGGAGCGACTCGGGATCGGGCACCTCGGCGACCGCCGCACGCACGAGCTGTCCGGCGGCCAGCGCCAGCGCGTCGGCATCTGCCGCGCGCTCGTGAACCGGCCCCGCATCGTGTTCGCCGATGAGCCGACGGGCGCTCTGCACAGCGAGTCCGTCGAGGAGGTGCTGGCTGTGTTCGACGAGCTGAACGCCGAGGGCACGACCCTCGTCGTGGTCACGCACGATCCCGCCGTGGCGCGGCGCGCACGTACCCGCTGCCACCTCGTCGACGGACGGATCGTGGACGCGCCGGCGACGGCCTCGGTGCGCTGA
- a CDS encoding HEAT repeat domain-containing protein, whose amino-acid sequence MSTSQVLQSELRELDPQRWPEFLTARSGLPGPRANLTLVDAAARIADPPAIEALLVDGAEYPMMCAAAAIARRAAEPASAAQARTLATDERWRVREGVVIGLQLLGDESPDALIATVRAWADDPDLYVERAATAAICEPRLLRSAAAAAAALDICRRTTRHLTALPRERRSEPAARNLRQALGYCWSIAIAADPEPGLAAFRELSSEDPDVAWIVKENLRKKRLSSII is encoded by the coding sequence ATGTCGACGTCACAGGTGCTGCAGAGCGAGTTGCGCGAGTTGGATCCGCAGCGCTGGCCGGAGTTTCTCACCGCCCGCTCGGGACTTCCCGGTCCGCGGGCGAACCTCACGCTGGTGGACGCGGCCGCTCGCATCGCCGATCCCCCGGCCATCGAAGCCCTGCTCGTGGACGGCGCGGAGTACCCGATGATGTGCGCGGCGGCGGCGATCGCTCGACGCGCGGCCGAACCCGCATCCGCGGCGCAGGCGCGCACCCTGGCGACGGATGAGCGGTGGCGTGTGCGCGAGGGCGTCGTCATCGGCCTGCAACTGCTCGGCGACGAGTCGCCCGACGCGCTGATCGCGACCGTGCGCGCCTGGGCGGACGATCCCGACCTGTACGTCGAGCGCGCGGCGACCGCGGCGATCTGCGAACCGCGGCTGTTGCGCTCCGCCGCAGCCGCAGCCGCTGCCCTCGACATCTGCCGCCGAACCACTCGGCACCTGACCGCCCTTCCCCGCGAGCGCCGGTCCGAGCCGGCGGCGAGGAACCTCCGGCAGGCGCTGGGCTACTGCTGGAGCATCGCCATCGCCGCCGACCCCGAGCCCGGCCTTGCCGCCTTCCGAGAACTCTCGTCGGAAGACCCCGATGTCGCGTGGATCGTGAAGGAGAACCTGCGCAAGAAGCGGTTGTCCTCGATCATCTGA